Part of the Varibaculum massiliense genome is shown below.
CTCCGCAAACACCAATACGGTCAGTTCATTCGCAAAGATGGTCCTACCGCGCATTACACTAAACGCGGTACCCCCACTATGGGGGGAATTGTAATAATTTTAGCTACGGTCTGCGGTTGGATTGCCGCGCACATTGCGTCTTGGACTTTCCCCTCAGCCTCGGGATGGCTACTAATGCTGTTGATATTAGGGCTGGGGCTGATTGGATTCCTTGATGACTACATAAAAATTTCCCGGCAGCGTTCTTTAGGTCTGACAGGATGGGCTAAAATAGCTGGTCAGCTGGCGGTAGGTACCACTTTTGGGGTGTTAGCTTTACTATTTCCTCGCCGGGAAGAAACCGGGATAGCGATTACCCCCGCCTCTACCAAAATTTCGCTGGTGCGCGATATAGACGGTCTGGATTTGGCATTTGCGGGCGTAGTAGTAGCCTTTATTCTTTTTGCAATCTGGGCAAACTTTCTTATCGCTGCCTGGTCAAACGGGGTGAACCTGACTGACGGTCTAGACGGTTTAGCCTCGGGCGCCTGCCTATTCGCATTCGGTGCCTATACCGGGGTGGCTACCTGGCAGTACTATCAACGTTGCCCGCTTAGGCAAGTTGCTCCCCAGGTAATGGATGCTTGTTACGAGGTACGTGATCCGGCAGATTTAGCCATTATTTCTTTGGCAATAGTCGGTGCCTGTTTTGGCTTCTTGTGGTGGAATACTTCTCCTGCCCAGATTTTCATGGGGGATACCGGTTCCCTGGCTCTAGGTGGAGCTTTCGCCGGACTATCGATTTTGACGCGCACCGAGTTCCTGGCAGTTATCATCGGCGGGTTATTCGTGATGATCGTAATGTCGGATGTTATCCAGGTGGGGGTATTTAAACTAACCGGTAAACGGGTGTTCAAGATGGCGCCTTTGCACCACCATTTCGAGTTAAAAGGCTGGAAAGAAGTAACCATCGTTGTTCGATTCTGGATTATTGCCGGGCTTTTTGCGATTGCAGGAGTGGCTCTCTTCTATGCCGAATGGGTGGTTGCAATCAAGTGACAAACCAAATGTGGGCAGACCGGCGGGTCTGTATTATCGGTTTAGGCTCCTCCGGACGCGCCTGCGCTGAAGTGCTGACCACTTTAGGAGCGAAAGTATCCGGGATTGATGACCAGGAAGAGGCAGTAGAGCGCTGCTCTCAGGACTATCCCCGGGCGCACTTCTACCAGGCGGATCAAGAAAGCTGCGCAGCTCTCCTCGATAAGATTTCCCCTTCCCTAATAGTAGTCAGTCCCGGGGTTCCTCCCCGTCACCGCGCTTTTTCCTGGGCGAGGGAGCGCCAGGTGGAACTGTGGGGCGAGGTGGAGTTAGCCTGGCAGATTCAAAAAACCGCAACCGCGCGTCCCGATACCCCTTGGCTTACTATTACCGGTACTAACGGGAAAACCACCACCGTGGGGATGACGCGTTCAATCTTGCAGGCTGCTGGATACGAGGCGCTCGCGGTAGGCAATGTTGGGTCTCCGGTGGTGTTGGCGGCAGCTAACGCTAAAGCCCAGGTGCTAGCGGTGGAGCTATCCAGTTTTCAGCTACACACTATCAGGACGCTATCGCCCCTGGCGGCGGTATGTTTGAATCTTGATGCTGATCATCTTGATTGGCATGGCAGCCAACAGGCTTATGCGGCAGCAAAAGCGCGGGTATATGAACGCGCCCAAAAAGCTGCCCTCTATAATCAGCAAGATTCCCAGACTCTGCAAATGGTGCTGGATGCCGATGTAATCGAGGGTTGCCGGGCAATCGGTTTTACTACCGGTACTCCCGATATTTATCAGCTGGGCATAGTAGAGGACATGCTGGTAGATCGCGCCTTTAGCGCTAATCCTCGCCAAGAAGCAGTAGCGTTAGCGGGCAGAGGGGATTTCCACTACTACCAGGCAGAACCGGGGATTACCGTCTTGCAAGATGCACTGGCAGCTGCCGGTTTGACCCGGGCATTTGGGGTAGAGGCACAAGCGGTACGCGATGGGATACGCGAGTTTGTTCCCCAGGCGCATCGGCGGGTAACAGTTGGTCGAGCAGCTGACGTTACCTGGATAGATGACTCGAAAGCTACCAATACTCATGCGGCTGCAGCCTCCCTAGCGGGGAGTTCTCCTAATTCGGTGGTCTGGATTGCCGGCGGAGATGCCAAGGGGCAGTCGTTTGACCAGCTAATTCCCGAGGTAGCCAGCTGTTTGCGGGGGGTAGTGCTAATCGGAGAAGATCGCTCCGCTCTGCGTCAGGCTTTAGCGCAGCATGCACCGCAAGTGCCGGTGGTAGAAGTTGCTGGTCACGAGGACATGATGTTTTCCGTGGTAAACGAGGCGGTAGCACTTTCGCGCCCCGGAGATCAAGTAATCTTGGCTCCCGCCTGCGCCTCCTGGGATCAGTTCGCAAACTATTCTCAGCGAGGGGATGCGTTTGCCGAGGCTGTATCCCGTTTGGAGGGATAGGATGGTCAAGGGTAAAGCGGCGAAGAAAAAACAGAAATCCCGCAGCGGGGTTACCGGGGCAGTAAAAGCAAAAATTCCTCGTATCAAAGTGGAACGAGCTCCCAGTTTCCGCTCCGATAACCCAGAAGATAAGCGCCAGCTGCTTACCCTGTGGCGTTCTATCACCCGTAATCCGCTCTTCGACTACCAAATGCTATGGTTCCTGATTATTGCGCTGTCGCTTATTGGATTGCTAATGCAATTTTCAGCTTCAGTTATCCTGGAACTTTCTGCCGGAATTAATCCCTACTGGGGAATCATCCGTCCCTTGGTCATTATCGCTATGGGATTCGCGGTGATGATTTTTATTTCGCGCCTGCCCGCCGGAAACCTAGAAAAATATACCCTTATTTTCATATTTCCCCTGGCAGTGGCGGGACAGTTAGCGGTTTTTACCGGCCTGGGTCGCGCCCAAGGAGGTAACCGTAACTGGGTATATGTTCCGGGCATCAACCAGGTATTCCAGCCCTCGGAGTTCTTAAAAGTTGCTTTTATCCTGCTGCTAATCACAGTGTTTGTTAGTGGTAGATGCCAGATAGATTCCTTTAGTTCACTTGCAAAATGGGTGGGAATACCCTTCCTGATAGTGGTAGCCACGGTAATGGGTGGTCACGATATGGGAACCTTGTTAATCTTCGTTTCTATTCTGTTGTGCGTGCTGCTGGTAGCGGGGATTTCTATGCGTTGGTTGGGGGCGGGAATCGCCTTGCTCGCCCTGGGGGCAGTCGGTGCGGTAATGGCTTCTTCTTCGCGGCGACGCCGGGTACTTTCCTTCTTAAATCCCTCACAGGCAGATCCCATGGGCTCAGGACTGCAGCCGCTACGCGCCAAATGGGGGCTCGGAACCGGGGGGCTGACCGGGGTGGGGCCGGGGGCTTCGCGGCAAAAATGGAACTACCTGCCAGAGGCACATACTGACTTTATCTATGCCATTTTGGGAGAAGAGTTCGGACTAGTGGGAACGTTGCTAGTGCTGTTACTTTTCGGGTTGCTAGCTTGGATACTGTGCCGACTCGTTATTCATTCCGCGAATCCCGCTACTCGAATCTGCGCGGGAGGAACTTTGGGGTGGATAATCGCGCAAGCTTTAATAAACATCCTGGTAGTAATCGGATTCTTGCCGGTAGTGGGGGTACCTTTACCGCTAGTTTCCTCGGGAGGATCTACTGCTTTGGCAACCCTAATACAGATGGGAGTGCTCTTAAGTTACGTGCGCGCCGAACCGGGAGTAGCCCAGGCGGCAGCACGCAGACCAAAATATCTACGTGCCACTAGTGCAGTGAGATGGGGGAAACGCAATGGAAAATAGGAAATCGGTACTCTTAGCCGGAGGGGGAACCGCCGGTCACGTTAATCCTCTACTCGCGGCGGCGCGTTGCCTGCGGGATAAAGGATGGCAGGTGACGATTGTTGGTACTAGGGAAGGGAAAGAAGCCGAGCTAGTACCGGCAGCCGGTTTTGAGCTGAACACTATCCCGCGAATCCCGTTACCACGTCGTCCTTCTCTGCAGTTTTTTACTATCCCCACCCGGATGCGTGCGACCGTGCGGAAAATCGAATCCTTGATTCAGCAGAACAAGGTGAGCGTGGTGATCGGCTTTGGAGGATACGTATCCA
Proteins encoded:
- the mraY gene encoding phospho-N-acetylmuramoyl-pentapeptide-transferase, translated to MVPLGIALLTSLVISLAGTPVLIRLLRKHQYGQFIRKDGPTAHYTKRGTPTMGGIVIILATVCGWIAAHIASWTFPSASGWLLMLLILGLGLIGFLDDYIKISRQRSLGLTGWAKIAGQLAVGTTFGVLALLFPRREETGIAITPASTKISLVRDIDGLDLAFAGVVVAFILFAIWANFLIAAWSNGVNLTDGLDGLASGACLFAFGAYTGVATWQYYQRCPLRQVAPQVMDACYEVRDPADLAIISLAIVGACFGFLWWNTSPAQIFMGDTGSLALGGAFAGLSILTRTEFLAVIIGGLFVMIVMSDVIQVGVFKLTGKRVFKMAPLHHHFELKGWKEVTIVVRFWIIAGLFAIAGVALFYAEWVVAIK
- the murD gene encoding UDP-N-acetylmuramoyl-L-alanine--D-glutamate ligase translates to MWADRRVCIIGLGSSGRACAEVLTTLGAKVSGIDDQEEAVERCSQDYPRAHFYQADQESCAALLDKISPSLIVVSPGVPPRHRAFSWARERQVELWGEVELAWQIQKTATARPDTPWLTITGTNGKTTTVGMTRSILQAAGYEALAVGNVGSPVVLAAANAKAQVLAVELSSFQLHTIRTLSPLAAVCLNLDADHLDWHGSQQAYAAAKARVYERAQKAALYNQQDSQTLQMVLDADVIEGCRAIGFTTGTPDIYQLGIVEDMLVDRAFSANPRQEAVALAGRGDFHYYQAEPGITVLQDALAAAGLTRAFGVEAQAVRDGIREFVPQAHRRVTVGRAADVTWIDDSKATNTHAAAASLAGSSPNSVVWIAGGDAKGQSFDQLIPEVASCLRGVVLIGEDRSALRQALAQHAPQVPVVEVAGHEDMMFSVVNEAVALSRPGDQVILAPACASWDQFANYSQRGDAFAEAVSRLEG
- a CDS encoding FtsW/RodA/SpoVE family cell cycle protein; its protein translation is MVKGKAAKKKQKSRSGVTGAVKAKIPRIKVERAPSFRSDNPEDKRQLLTLWRSITRNPLFDYQMLWFLIIALSLIGLLMQFSASVILELSAGINPYWGIIRPLVIIAMGFAVMIFISRLPAGNLEKYTLIFIFPLAVAGQLAVFTGLGRAQGGNRNWVYVPGINQVFQPSEFLKVAFILLLITVFVSGRCQIDSFSSLAKWVGIPFLIVVATVMGGHDMGTLLIFVSILLCVLLVAGISMRWLGAGIALLALGAVGAVMASSSRRRRVLSFLNPSQADPMGSGLQPLRAKWGLGTGGLTGVGPGASRQKWNYLPEAHTDFIYAILGEEFGLVGTLLVLLLFGLLAWILCRLVIHSANPATRICAGGTLGWIIAQALINILVVIGFLPVVGVPLPLVSSGGSTALATLIQMGVLLSYVRAEPGVAQAAARRPKYLRATSAVRWGKRNGK